ttcctgggctcaagcaatcctctcacctcggcctcccaaagttctggaattataggcatgaattgCCACACCCAGCCTAGGACACTGTAAATTTCTTAAATTACCTCTAGGCTAGGAATGCCAGCAGAGGGAAATATGGGGCCTCTCTCAGCTCTCAGCTCACACTGCAGTTCTGTGTATATGGACAGATAGAATCAGAGCCACTATCATGGGGTCTCTAAGGAGCAGTTGGCCAAGATAAAAAGTGACTGACTGATTTTTTCCGTTTTAAGAGGGAATGTAAAGGCATTTTTGATAGAGTTCTAATCTCCTACTTTTGTCCATTTGTCCCCTAAAGTACATTCCTACCTGTCAGGCCCAGTACACTGCCTGGATATCACAAAATACCACCCAGCCTGGATTCACCATGTAAAATAACTATCCAGTCCCCTAAATCCCTGCATAAGCAATAGGTaaagttggaagaaaaacaaagaactaaAGAACAACAGTATCAGAGCCCAAGAGAACCCATCAAAGGAGAAAAGTCTAAAAAGCAGAAGCCACCAGAGCTGAATACCCACAGTCGTGAGCACAGAAGCCCAGAAGTCCTTAAGCAGCAGGGGCACCAGAGGGTGGGCAATTACCGTGGGGGTGGAAGAAAGAGAATGATTGGGATCTGAACTTGAATCCCAGCGCCTCTACTTACTACGTGGCCTGAAGCCAGTTACTGAGTTGCTGACCCTCAACTGTCTCATTTATAAAGTAGAAATAACAGGTGCTCCATCAGATATGAGATAATGTATACACAGCAGTTAGCATGTGCTAGGTACaaggcagagaaaaagagaagggaggcGGGGCTTGGGCGCCTGGAGTGGAAGACAATGAAGAGAAGGTTTCTGAACAGAGGAGTCAAGTGTAACATCTGAAAGGCTCATGAGCTAAGTCCAGGAGAAGATTAGCAGCAACACCTGGGCCGTGCATCCATCCTACAGAACTGCCTTTCAAGTGTGGGTTCTTGGGGAGATAGCTTGTGAGCCAGATCCATGCAAGGCACACCTGGGAAGGAAGGGCAAGCAGCCGGTCTCTAGGAAAGGCTGAGGGAGGGGTTGATGAGGCCACGACAGGGAGGGAGGCGTGGGCTCAAGGACACAGGTGGGCGTGGCCAGGGAGAGGAGATGCTAGTAAGACAGCTGAGACTAAGGACAGCTGAGACGAAGGTGCTCACCCTCCGGGCTTCACTCTGATACTTGACAGCCTTTTTGGTATCTGCCACGGCCCGCTCCACGAAGCCCACTGACTGGTCCATGTTGTTCTCGATACGGTCAATCATGGATCCCTTTCCCCAGATGCAAGAGGTGGTGGCAGCAgaaacagagacagggagagggaagagaaagagcgAGACACAGCAAACAAAATGGACTCTCTTCTCTGAAGGCCACAGGAGAGTCTCACCTTCCGGGCCTGACTCTGGTATTTCACAGCTTTTTTCGTTTCATCTCGTGCCTTCTCCACGTGGTCCACTGTGTGCATGACGTTCAACTCTATGTTATCTAACATCTCACCCTGCAAAGAACAGACTCTGGTCACACCCAGCAAACGTCTCAGGTTGGTCCTAGCCGATGTGGGGAAGGGATTCTCTTTCTTATAATCTTCGGTGGCAAGAGGAGCATCCAGAAACCTTGATGCATGGCGTTCCACAGGACACCCATTCACAGTCCTTGGTGGTGGGGTGGCGGTCACTTGTTCAAGAAGCATTCACTGAATGTTACTACTTCTCTGTGACCAGCACGCCACCAGGCATCTAGAACATACTGTCTAGATGCCTGGTAACTACCTATAAATATACTCTGAGGTATCCCCAGacaacctttgttttttttttttttttttacacttaagCACATGGAGAGGAACCGAAATAAGGATAACTCATTGTTCTCAGGACATCATTAGGAAGCTGGCCTCTTCCTGGTCATTCAGACCTGAACCAACATCATTCAGCCTGAATTGAGTACATTCACTAACTGcggaagagtgcctggcacacagtaggtgctcaataactaTCTGGGGTGGGGAACATTTGCTTTCTCTAAGTTATTTCCAGGCCCTTTAACTGACAGACATTAGGTTTACCCAAGCTATTTGGTTATATCTTCCCTTCCAGACAGTGGTCTCTTGATAAGCTTCCCAACCATTTCCTAGCAATCACTTCCTGATAGCGAAGTTTGATCATTCCAATTAATCTTAGTCATCTTAGGAATTCTCAACTACCCGACCCAACTCTATCACTTTATGGCAGTCTGTAAACAGAACAAGGCACTTACCACCATTTGAATCTCAAGCCAGTTCCTCGGCAAGGCAGTATGGGGGAAAAGAAGAGGTGGAATGGAGGGACTTGAGAAATGGTCTCAGAGGCCAGCCGGGAATGGGGGGAAAGCACCCAGACCCTCAGCAGGAAACCAATGGCAAAAACTAATCAAGCCGTGCTCGGGCTTCAACTAGGTTTTGCAGTCTGCCTAATACGGAAGCAATTTTCTCTCCTATCCAGGTGTCAGAGAGGCACAGCACCATGACCCTGTGGCACACTTAACTGTCCCATAAGAACTAGGAACCATCTGACTATGTGAAACTCGCACCCTATGCAGTCAATCCAGAATTCTATCCCGAGCAAGCATGCCTGGGACAAAGTGAGCTGTCAAACTAAGCACCAGAAGTGTTTCGAGTCTTTCTGTCAATGCTATTTTACTACTccttcattcatgttgttgtctGCTTTGTGCCTTAGCAAAAGGtgccaaaattaaaaaataaaaaataaaaaaataaaaacaggaaaaaaaaagggaaaaaaaaatttctgtgaaaCCTAAGTTTTCCCTGTGAACTAGAGAAGATCACATTTTCAATGTCACCAGTGAACTAGTCCATATCAGGAGGCTGTTTTAAAACATCACCATTAGGAGCCcccatttctgatttttaaaaaagaagagaaagaaaaaaagacaaatcctGGAaggtcaggctgcagtgagctgtgatcacgccactgcactccagcttgtgcaaCACAGCAataccccatcttaaaaaaaaaaaaaaaaaatcaaaactccgGGGGAACTAGGTaagtgacagaacacaaaaccctGTATCAACTAGCAGTGACTGCAAGGCCAAGGGGATGGGGAAGAATGACAAGGCTAAGGTCACCCAAAGTGTCAACATTCAATTTGAATGCACACTTTCCCACGGGATTCTGTTTCTCCTTTATGCAAATTCCCAATGGTTCTCCGACCCTACCTCACTGGCTTCCAGTATTCCCTTCCTCCCTGTTCTCAGGCAAAAGGGAAAAGCCTGAGTTTTCCTCTCCCCGCTCCCCACGCTGGGACTCAGTGCCACTTACCTGATTCTCCACCAGCATGGCAATGTCCATAAACATGTCATGAAGCTCCTTgatgctgctctccagcctcacaATGTCCTTGTGCCGTCCCTCAATCTCACTGAGGGCTTGCTTGGAAATCTGAGAGTCAATGATCTATAACAGGCCACACACAGACAGACTGTCAGCTACCCCCGCGAGAAAGCCTGCCCCTGCCACAGCCCTCACACACACTCCTGGGGAGCTCCTTGCCTCCCTGAACTCTCTGCACCTGTGGCTCCCCCTCCACCTGCTGGACTGCATGAGCTCCACAGTGGCCTCCCTGCTCACAAGAGGGATGTGCTATCCAAGCACACAGGGCACTCACCCCAGAAGTGAAGATGGCCGGGTTGCCACTCTCCAACATCTCCTCCAGCTCCTCATCTGTTGTCTTTTTGCCAGCTTTGTAACAAAAGAAGTAGAGCgtcaaatataagatcatagtGAAACACCATTTGATAAGGTCCCTGAAAATCAGGAACGTGACTTCCCTATAAAGACCATGGCCTTTACAGCACTCCCCCAATTGGCTCCTGACTCATCTTATTTTTCCCCTAACCCGAGCCATCCTTAACATTATCAGCAGTTACCTTCCTAAAGCACATATCTCATTACAGTGCTTCCCAGCTCAGAACATTTCCTTGCACCATTCACTACACTATGGCGTCCAAGACCCTCATAACACGCTAGTTCATGGGCAAGCCCTCCCTCAATCCATCCTAACCTTACGCTACTCCAGACACACCCTTTTTCCAGACCCTGGACAACCTGCCACTGCTGAACACACTTGCTCTTTCTTGATTACGTTCGTACCATTCCTCTCACCCAAGGCACCTTCCACTCCACAGGGCCCTGCCTTCCACATTACTAAATTCCTAAAGGGTatggctttatttatttctctaatcCTCCCAGCAACTTACACCACACTTTTTATTGCATAAATGTGCTTTGCTGTCAAACAGACAGCAAAATGATACAATGAGTCCACAGGAGAGCAACTATTTGGCAAGTATTTCCCCTCTATATAGGAGACAATGCTGGACCGCATACAATAAAATTACTTGGGCCTGATAAACACAGTGTCACCTTTCAGCCTCCAGCACGGCATTCAGGATGTGCCAGTGCTGTAGGAGCTGCCCTAGACTTAGGCACAAAATGTGCTTGCTGCTTGCTCTACCAGGGCCTTGAAACTTGGGATGGACAACCAGGTGGCAGGAAAGGTGGAAGGCACACGCCAAACCTCAAGTACATACTAATTTCGAGCTGCCGCTGGATTCGCCCTTTGCTTCGTTCTCGAAAGTCCACCTGAGCTTCATTGTATTTGGTCATCACCTCCACAAACTTCCGAGAAAGGACAGAGTGCTGTGGGACGATGTAAAATGCAGTCAGCCCCCAGTGGCTCTGTAACTGTTATAgaacccctccccacccccacacagcCATCTACAGTAGCACTGGACTTGGAAGTTTACTGAAACTGGTTTACTGCTGACCTCACATGGTAACTATGAGGCCAGAGGTCATGTCTAAATCTCTGAGCCCTACATCCACATGGACTAGCAGCATTTTTCTGGCACAACACCTGGCCTGCATTCTAAAACTGTCAGATTCCCTTACCACATGTCATACTTACCAAAGATCTTTGAGTTCTTACCCTAAACTCATCTCCCCAGCTTTTCCTGCTTATAAGTAGATGCATTATCTCAACAGCCCTGGATGCCTAAGCTAAAATCTTcctaataatttttattccttgCTCACCTCTCAGCATCAAGCCCTACTTACTGGTTTCTCCTTTGGAAAATCACCAATATGTATACTTTTTCCAAACTCGCTACCACCATGCAAATTTAGACCAAAACCCTTGCAAAAACCTAACTAGGGACCTTCCAGTCTCCAGCTTCTTTCCCACTTGTAAACAGCTTTCAAATGGCTACCATAATAATCCTCCTAATACATTGCTGCCTGAAGCAAATGCCTGTAAGTTATAACATCAGATCCAAATTCCCTAGAATGGTCCTCAAAGACCTCTAGAATGTGACACTACGTTATTATGTGTCCGCTATCCCACAGCAAACTTTTTTCTCCAGAAAGCCTGCTGTCTTCACGTCTGCCCCTTACATCTACCCCTCACCACTACCAACCACTGCTGCCaacgcacacacatgtgcacgccCCACTCCTGCCCCTGTGCCTCTCAGAGAGGGGAAACTGCTTCCTGAGCCTGTTCACGTTGGCACTCCGGCCCAGCCTCCTCTGGCTACCCCCAATTCTTCCTGAGATCTTTTGATGCTGAGAGCACCATGCATGTGTCTTCTTATCCCGTCCTCCTGCTGGATCTTAGGTAATAGCTTTCCATGCCACTTCAATGGCATGCCAGTTCTTTAAGGATAAGGATCATATCTTTGATGACCCCTAAAGTGCCTGGCTCCAAACTGGACAACCAATGACTAACAACTGTTTAGAAGACATTAATTTCCTCTCCTGCAAAACAAGGAGGTACACTAAATCCTAAGCTGTGCTCTAGGAAGCCTGAAGAAGCTGTTCAGGGGCCTCCTTAGAGAAGGAGAGTACAAGAGAGGGGCCAAAAGGCTGGACTCTGGCCCTGACCCCTATTTCAACCTGGAGAGTTCTCCTTTATCAGCTCTTCAAATTGAGTTTCAGATAAggattgtatttaaaaaaaaaaaatccctccacagctaaggaaaaataataagaaattggTCTAGATAATCATGAGACTAGGAGAAGTCTTACCTGGGATTTCCGAATCCGAAGGTCTGCCGATGACCTGACCTCATCTTCTTCAATATGCTTCTCCATGCctaaagagaagaggaaggttATACTTGCAACCTATCTCCTCCTCCAAGAAACAAGCTGTTCAGTGAAACTTCCTCACTCATTGCCACACACCCAGCCCATGGAGATGTAACAACAGGTAGGTGGCACCTCAAAAGGTCAGCTCCCAGGTGAGCCACAGGACATGCATTCCACAGCCTTTACAATGACCAGGTTTTGGCATAACAGTTAACAGCTTGGGTTTTGGTCACCATGAGACTTAGGCTTGAATCCTTGCCCTGGCACTTACTGGGTGTGACTTTGAAAaagccacttaacctctcttAAATGTACctgttctctcatctgtaaaacagaataaCAATAACAGTCCCTCCCTCACAATactaatatgaaaattaaatgagaagacACATAAAGTGCCTAGCACAATGGCAGGTGCACTATCACTGTTATTACTGGAATCTGCTACTAATGACCCCTCCAGTTAAAATAGTTATTGCAATATACTTGGGGGGAAGAAATGGTGAATTGGGCTGAGCAATAATGCTTTCTCTTCTGATCAATAGCATGCATGCACCAAATACACTGGGCAAGAATGCAGGCTCTAGCAACAGAACTAAGTAAACCTTCTAGGCTCTGGAAGAATTGAATCTATGACAGTAGCTTCAATGAACTATATGCTCCCAAATGGGGGGAGTGGGGGTATAGGAAGGTGGTATGCCTAGCCCACCAAGAAATATCTGTAGACTGAATGGTATCTCTTGCATCTATATATCTCTAAAACGACTATTCAAATATATGTAggtggctgggcattgtggctcacacttggaatcccagcaatttgggaggccgaggcaagtggatcacttgaggccagaagtccgagaccagcctgggcaacatggtgaaatgttgtctctaataaaaatacaaaaattagctcagtgaggtggtgcatgcctgtaatcccagtcacttgggaggctgagggatgagaatcacttgaacccaataggcagagactgcagtgagccgaaactgagccactgccttctggcctgggcaacagaggaagactccgtcttaaaaaaaaaaaaaaaaaaagtatgtagttGCCAGGGAAATAAGACTAATAAGAGAAATGTTGATGGGCCAAGTgcatcccagttactcaggaggctgagcaggagaatcacttgaacccaggaggtggaggttgcaatgagccaagatcacgccactgcactccagcctggggcacagagtgagactctgtctcacaaaaaaaaaaagacaaaagttgaAAGACTAAGTTAAAGGACCAAGTCACACAACTACTCAGCAGCTGAAAGCACATTTTAATTCTCATCTCCTAGCTTCCATTCTGGACTCTTTCCAGTACAGTCAGGATTTAAGAAAAGGTAAATTTCTGGGGCTACAATGGATCATTGCAAGGACAGAGCCCGAACCACAAAGATGGACCAAGTGGTGTCACTTCCACCGAGAAGAGTTTCAGTTCGGAAAGCTGGACCCTAGGGGAGCTGAGATAGATGGTGTGGGGACTGGCTTGTTTCCTTCGTTCCCTTCTTACTCTTCAGTTTGTTCCGGACGTTGTTGGCCCTTTTCTTAATCTCAGTCGTGAGCTGCTCTAGGTCATCCTTGGTTTCTGGGTAAACAAAGGCAGGAAGAATCTGTTAGAAAGGAGAGGACTGATTCCTTTGTGAGCTACAGCAATCATCATCAGACCAGGGTAGCTTTCTCAGGCATCCACTGCCCAGAATGGTATTTATCCCAGTGCACTCCCCAGAATCTGTCATTAGAATCACAgagtgcttatttttttaaaggcattttccAGGCACCCCATCCTAGTCTACAGAATAAAAACACCCAGGGTTGGAACCACAAAATCAGCCCTTTCAACCCTCCTAAGTAATCCCGCAGCACATAAAATTATGAGAACTCTGTTTTTAGAGGAAAGAGCCTACCATGGGGGCTTCAGTTGAGAAGGTTCTAGGGAGCTTATGGGGAAAAGAGATTTCAACCAAGGCTAATCAACTTAAAATGAGGCAAGTATTTATGACATACCTACTACACACATCCTAGGTTGTATGGAGCAAACTAAGTATTAGCTATAACCATTCATTCAAAAGCCATCCTTCAGCCCCCTACTACAACTTTGGAACAGAGCTAGAAACTATGGAATCAGAAAGAAGATCTAGGTTTTTCCTGCAAGGTGTTTAAAGTTTAGTGGGagacaagagagaaataaatcagCAGCTCTAATATGCAGCGTGGAGTAAGGTATGAGTTCTGGTCAAGGTGTGCACAGCCTGGAGG
Above is a genomic segment from Chlorocebus sabaeus isolate Y175 chromosome 1, mChlSab1.0.hap1, whole genome shotgun sequence containing:
- the STX3 gene encoding syntaxin-3 isoform X2, translating into MKDRLEQLKAKQLTQDDDTDEVEIAIDNTAFMDEFFSEIEETRLNIDKISEHVEEAKKLYSIILSAPIPEPKTKDDLEQLTTEIKKRANNVRNKLKSMEKHIEEDEVRSSADLRIRKSQHSVLSRKFVEVMTKYNEAQVDFRERSKGRIQRQLEITGKKTTDEELEEMLESGNPAIFTSGIIDSQISKQALSEIEGRHKDIVRLESSIKELHDMFMDIAMLVENQGEMLDNIELNVMHTVDHVEKARDETKKAVKYQSQARKKLISLQPGVAALVFR
- the STX3 gene encoding syntaxin-3 isoform X1, whose protein sequence is MKDRLEQLKAKQLTQDDDTDEVEIAIDNTAFMDEFFSEIEETRLNIDKISEHVEEAKKLYSIILSAPIPEPKTKDDLEQLTTEIKKRANNVRNKLKSMEKHIEEDEVRSSADLRIRKSQHSVLSRKFVEVMTKYNEAQVDFRERSKGRIQRQLEITGKKTTDEELEEMLESGNPAIFTSGIIDSQISKQALSEIEGRHKDIVRLESSIKELHDMFMDIAMLVENQGEMLDNIELNVMHTVDHVEKARDETKKAVKYQSQARKKLIIIIVLVVVLLGILALIIGVSVGSK